The Diabrotica virgifera virgifera chromosome 10, PGI_DIABVI_V3a genome has a window encoding:
- the LOC126893139 gene encoding uncharacterized protein LOC126893139 encodes MWRPWESDMHLPDENEPTDNLEDEDESAGSSTQQRKNLCVAEQNMVLDVFDGLSKKMNRYEAVKQTAILTKISCATVYSLIKTGSKSRKTRKDLGSSKKIQPHLLEPISETIYNMYAAKIMPNLNNIMAKLKEKHMVHDCSTKTLGRFLTKNGFKYKTVNKRQTIMESSRLIKWRNEYIEKILQYRSECREIYYLDETWFDSHETIDKAWTNGLSKCQIDVPHSKGKRICILHCGGQHGWVNDALLLSSKSIKDSSLDYHQDIEGTLFESWFENTLLPNLKANSVIVMDNASYHSRCIKKIPTKQSRKD; translated from the coding sequence ATGTGGCGGCCATGGGAAAGTGATATGCATTTACCTGACGAAAATGAACCTACGGATAATTTAGAAGATGAAGATGAAAGTGCGGGGTCAAGTACTCAGCAAAGGAAGAATTTGTGTGTAGCTGAGCAAAATATGGTGTTAGATGTATTTGACGGACTTTCTAAAAAAATGAACAGATATGAAGCTGTTAAGCAAACAGCGATATTAACCAAAATTTCTTGTGCAACAGTGTACAGTTTAATAAAGACAGGTTCGAAAAGTAGAAAAACAAGAAAGGATTTGGGAAGCTCTAAAAAAATTCAACCTCACCTCTTGGAACCAATTAGTGAGacaatatataatatgtatgcaGCTAAAATTATGCCTAACCTAAACAATATCATggcaaaattaaaagaaaaacatatGGTTCATGATTGTTCCACAAAGACTCTGGGACGATTTTTGACcaaaaatggttttaaatataAAACTGTCAATAAGAGACAAACCATAATGGAAAGTAGCCGCCTAATAAAATGGAGGAAtgaatatatcgaaaaaattttacaataCCGCAGTGAGTGTCGAGAAATTTATTATCTGGACGAGACTTGGTTTGATTCCCACGAAACGATAGATAAAGCCTGGACAAACGGTTTAAGCAAATGCCAAATAGATGTACCCCATTCTAAAGGCAAGCGAATTTGCATATTACATTGCGGAGGACAACATGGATGGGTGAACGATGCGTTATTGTTGAGTTCCAAAAGTATTAAAGACAGTTCTCTAGACTACCACCAAGACATCGAAGGGACGCTTTTTGAATCGTGGTTTGAGAATACATTACTCCCAAATTTAAAAGCAAATAGCGTGATTGTTATGGACAATGCATCATATCACTCCAGATGCattaaaaaaattccaaccaaacAGAGTAGAAAGGATTAA